A genome region from Hippopotamus amphibius kiboko isolate mHipAmp2 chromosome 1, mHipAmp2.hap2, whole genome shotgun sequence includes the following:
- the E2F2 gene encoding transcription factor E2F2 isoform X3, whose amino-acid sequence MLRGPRALAPAAGPPPKGLTAMSPTELWPPGLSSPQLCPATTTYYTQLYPQTVPPAAVPGTCLDATPHGPEGQAVRCVPAGRLPAKRKLDLEGIGRPAVPEFRTPKGKCIRVDGLPSPKTPKSPGEKTRYDTSLGLLTKKFIYLLSESEDGVLDLNWAAEVLDVQKRRIYDITNVLEGIQLIRKKAKNNIQWVGLFEDPTRPGKQQQLGQELKELMSMEQALDQLIQSCSLNFKHLTEDKANKRLAYVTYQDIRAVGNFKEQTVIAVKAPPQTRLEVPERSEENLQIYLKSTQGPIEVYLCPEEVQEPDSPTTEPLPSTSTLSPSPDSTQPSSSTNPGITEPTGSSEPALMSQQVLLPPPPSLVPLEATDSMLDLAHPLLQQTEDQFLSPTLPCSSPLISFSPPLDQDDYLWGLDGGEGISDLFDTYDLGDLLIN is encoded by the exons ATGCTGCGAGGGCCGCGGGCCCTTGCTCCTGCCGCCGGGCCGCCCCCCAAGGGGCTGACCGCGATGAGCCCCACGGAGCTGTGGCCGCCTGGCCTCAgcagcccccagctctgcccGGCCACCACCACCTACTACACCCAGCTGTACCCGCAGACTGTGCCTCCCGCTGCGGTGCCCGGCACCTGCCTCGATGCCACCCCCCACGGACCGGAGGGCCAAGCTGTGCGATGCGTGCCGGCTGGCCGGCTGCCG gCCAAAAGGAAGCTGGACCTGGAGGGGATCGGGAGGCCTGCGGTCCCTGAATTCCGGACTCCCAAGGGGAAGTGCATTAGAGTGGATGGCCTCCCCAGCCCCAAAA CCCCCAAGTCACCTGGGGAGAAGACTCGCTATGACACGTCGCTGGGGCTGCTCACCAAGAAATTCATTTATCTCCTGAGCGAGTCTGAGGATGGGGTCCTGGACCTGAACTGGGCTGCTGAGGTGCTGGACGTGCAGAAGCGTCGCATCTATGACATCACCAATGTGCTGGAGGGCATCCAGCTCATCCGCAAGAAGGCCAAGAACAACATCCAGTGGGT GGGACTGTTTGAAGACCCTACCCGGCctgggaagcagcagcagctgggtCAGGAGCTGAAGGAGCTGATGAGCATGGAGCAGGCCTTGGACCAACTCATCCAGAGCTGCTCTCTGAACTTCAAGCATCTGACAGAGGACAAGGCCAACAAGAGA CTGGCCTACGTGACTTACCAGGACATCCGTGCTGTGGGCAACTTTAAGGAGCAGACGGTGATCGCTGTCAAGGCCCCTCCGCAGACGAGACTGGAAGTGCCTGAGAGGAGCGAG gaGAACCTGCAGATATATCTGAAGAGCACACAGGGGCCCATCGAAGTCTACCTGTGCCCAGAAGAGGTGCAGGAGCCCGACAGTCCTACCACggagcccctcccctccacctccaccctcagccccagccctgaCTCCACCCAGCCCAGCAGCAGCACCAACCCTGGGATCACGGAACCCACGGGATCCTCAG AGCCAGCGCTGATGTCCCAGCAGGTCCTGCTGCCGCCTCCACCATCTCTTGTCCCCCTGGAGGCCACCGACAGCATGCTGGACCTGGCACACCCACTCCTGCAGCAGACGGAGGACCAGTTTCTGTCCCCGACACTGCCATGCAGCTCCCCTCTGATCAGCTTCTCGCCGCCCTTGGACCAGGATGACTACCTGTGGGGCCTGGATGGCGGGGAGGGCATCAGCGACCTCTTCGACACCTATGACCTCGGGGACCTGCTGATTAACTGA
- the E2F2 gene encoding transcription factor E2F2 isoform X2, whose amino-acid sequence MLRGPRALAPAAGPPPKGLTAMSPTELWPPGLSSPQLCPATTTYYTQLYPQTVPPAAVPGTCLDATPHGPEGQAVRCVPAGRLPAKRKLDLEGIGRPAVPEFRTPKGKCIRVDGLPSPKTPKSPGEKTRYDTSLGLLTKKFIYLLSESEDGVLDLNWAAEVLDVQKRRIYDITNVLEGIQLIRKKAKNNIQGRGLFEDPTRPGKQQQLGQELKELMSMEQALDQLIQSCSLNFKHLTEDKANKRLAYVTYQDIRAVGNFKEQTVIAVKAPPQTRLEVPERSEENLQIYLKSTQGPIEVYLCPEEVQEPDSPTTEPLPSTSTLSPSPDSTQPSSSTNPGITEPTGSSEPALMSQQVLLPPPPSLVPLEATDSMLDLAHPLLQQTEDQFLSPTLPCSSPLISFSPPLDQDDYLWGLDGGEGISDLFDTYDLGDLLIN is encoded by the exons ATGCTGCGAGGGCCGCGGGCCCTTGCTCCTGCCGCCGGGCCGCCCCCCAAGGGGCTGACCGCGATGAGCCCCACGGAGCTGTGGCCGCCTGGCCTCAgcagcccccagctctgcccGGCCACCACCACCTACTACACCCAGCTGTACCCGCAGACTGTGCCTCCCGCTGCGGTGCCCGGCACCTGCCTCGATGCCACCCCCCACGGACCGGAGGGCCAAGCTGTGCGATGCGTGCCGGCTGGCCGGCTGCCG gCCAAAAGGAAGCTGGACCTGGAGGGGATCGGGAGGCCTGCGGTCCCTGAATTCCGGACTCCCAAGGGGAAGTGCATTAGAGTGGATGGCCTCCCCAGCCCCAAAA CCCCCAAGTCACCTGGGGAGAAGACTCGCTATGACACGTCGCTGGGGCTGCTCACCAAGAAATTCATTTATCTCCTGAGCGAGTCTGAGGATGGGGTCCTGGACCTGAACTGGGCTGCTGAGGTGCTGGACGTGCAGAAGCGTCGCATCTATGACATCACCAATGTGCTGGAGGGCATCCAGCTCATCCGCAAGAAGGCCAAGAACAACATCCA AGGCAGGGGACTGTTTGAAGACCCTACCCGGCctgggaagcagcagcagctgggtCAGGAGCTGAAGGAGCTGATGAGCATGGAGCAGGCCTTGGACCAACTCATCCAGAGCTGCTCTCTGAACTTCAAGCATCTGACAGAGGACAAGGCCAACAAGAGA CTGGCCTACGTGACTTACCAGGACATCCGTGCTGTGGGCAACTTTAAGGAGCAGACGGTGATCGCTGTCAAGGCCCCTCCGCAGACGAGACTGGAAGTGCCTGAGAGGAGCGAG gaGAACCTGCAGATATATCTGAAGAGCACACAGGGGCCCATCGAAGTCTACCTGTGCCCAGAAGAGGTGCAGGAGCCCGACAGTCCTACCACggagcccctcccctccacctccaccctcagccccagccctgaCTCCACCCAGCCCAGCAGCAGCACCAACCCTGGGATCACGGAACCCACGGGATCCTCAG AGCCAGCGCTGATGTCCCAGCAGGTCCTGCTGCCGCCTCCACCATCTCTTGTCCCCCTGGAGGCCACCGACAGCATGCTGGACCTGGCACACCCACTCCTGCAGCAGACGGAGGACCAGTTTCTGTCCCCGACACTGCCATGCAGCTCCCCTCTGATCAGCTTCTCGCCGCCCTTGGACCAGGATGACTACCTGTGGGGCCTGGATGGCGGGGAGGGCATCAGCGACCTCTTCGACACCTATGACCTCGGGGACCTGCTGATTAACTGA
- the E2F2 gene encoding transcription factor E2F2 isoform X1 has translation MLRGPRALAPAAGPPPKGLTAMSPTELWPPGLSSPQLCPATTTYYTQLYPQTVPPAAVPGTCLDATPHGPEGQAVRCVPAGRLPAKRKLDLEGIGRPAVPEFRTPKGKCIRVDGLPSPKTPKSPGEKTRYDTSLGLLTKKFIYLLSESEDGVLDLNWAAEVLDVQKRRIYDITNVLEGIQLIRKKAKNNIQWVGRGLFEDPTRPGKQQQLGQELKELMSMEQALDQLIQSCSLNFKHLTEDKANKRLAYVTYQDIRAVGNFKEQTVIAVKAPPQTRLEVPERSEENLQIYLKSTQGPIEVYLCPEEVQEPDSPTTEPLPSTSTLSPSPDSTQPSSSTNPGITEPTGSSEPALMSQQVLLPPPPSLVPLEATDSMLDLAHPLLQQTEDQFLSPTLPCSSPLISFSPPLDQDDYLWGLDGGEGISDLFDTYDLGDLLIN, from the exons ATGCTGCGAGGGCCGCGGGCCCTTGCTCCTGCCGCCGGGCCGCCCCCCAAGGGGCTGACCGCGATGAGCCCCACGGAGCTGTGGCCGCCTGGCCTCAgcagcccccagctctgcccGGCCACCACCACCTACTACACCCAGCTGTACCCGCAGACTGTGCCTCCCGCTGCGGTGCCCGGCACCTGCCTCGATGCCACCCCCCACGGACCGGAGGGCCAAGCTGTGCGATGCGTGCCGGCTGGCCGGCTGCCG gCCAAAAGGAAGCTGGACCTGGAGGGGATCGGGAGGCCTGCGGTCCCTGAATTCCGGACTCCCAAGGGGAAGTGCATTAGAGTGGATGGCCTCCCCAGCCCCAAAA CCCCCAAGTCACCTGGGGAGAAGACTCGCTATGACACGTCGCTGGGGCTGCTCACCAAGAAATTCATTTATCTCCTGAGCGAGTCTGAGGATGGGGTCCTGGACCTGAACTGGGCTGCTGAGGTGCTGGACGTGCAGAAGCGTCGCATCTATGACATCACCAATGTGCTGGAGGGCATCCAGCTCATCCGCAAGAAGGCCAAGAACAACATCCAGTGGGT AGGCAGGGGACTGTTTGAAGACCCTACCCGGCctgggaagcagcagcagctgggtCAGGAGCTGAAGGAGCTGATGAGCATGGAGCAGGCCTTGGACCAACTCATCCAGAGCTGCTCTCTGAACTTCAAGCATCTGACAGAGGACAAGGCCAACAAGAGA CTGGCCTACGTGACTTACCAGGACATCCGTGCTGTGGGCAACTTTAAGGAGCAGACGGTGATCGCTGTCAAGGCCCCTCCGCAGACGAGACTGGAAGTGCCTGAGAGGAGCGAG gaGAACCTGCAGATATATCTGAAGAGCACACAGGGGCCCATCGAAGTCTACCTGTGCCCAGAAGAGGTGCAGGAGCCCGACAGTCCTACCACggagcccctcccctccacctccaccctcagccccagccctgaCTCCACCCAGCCCAGCAGCAGCACCAACCCTGGGATCACGGAACCCACGGGATCCTCAG AGCCAGCGCTGATGTCCCAGCAGGTCCTGCTGCCGCCTCCACCATCTCTTGTCCCCCTGGAGGCCACCGACAGCATGCTGGACCTGGCACACCCACTCCTGCAGCAGACGGAGGACCAGTTTCTGTCCCCGACACTGCCATGCAGCTCCCCTCTGATCAGCTTCTCGCCGCCCTTGGACCAGGATGACTACCTGTGGGGCCTGGATGGCGGGGAGGGCATCAGCGACCTCTTCGACACCTATGACCTCGGGGACCTGCTGATTAACTGA